Sequence from the Xiphophorus maculatus strain JP 163 A chromosome 16, X_maculatus-5.0-male, whole genome shotgun sequence genome:
ATTGTTGGCTCATAAATATTAAGTGTTCTGAACTTTGCATTCTTCATACCAATATAATATTTAGCCAACTGGATGGGGTCTGAACACAGTCCAAAATTCTAAAGACAATATATCATTGTGGTAATATTTACTAATATTATCACTATCACAGTATTTTCTGATATTCTTAAGCGCTACCTCAGCCACTgaaatgacaacattttcaGGGCTATTGTACCTTTGAGTCAGTTGTGTCAGCAGAGGAAGAGTCCGACAAAGACTTGAATGAGGTAGATGCTGCCATCCCTCTGCCCTCGCCGCTTTGTTTTTTGTCCCCCTCCGTCCTCGCGACCCCGTTGTTGGAAGGCGTGGGCGTGGTGCTGTGGGACTGTGCCTGACTCTGAGGAGAGGGCTTCTTCACCTTCTTGAAAGGCTCCTCTATGACCGCAGGTCCGCCTGGCACCTTCGGCACGCCGTTGGATGACGACGTCCAGTTGGAGAGCCTGGGCTGCAGCTGGGAGTTCACGCCGTTCCTGGAAACGGGCAGACCCAGGCCGCCATCCATAGACTGGATCTTACGCAGCTGTGCAGGCTCAAGTTTCTGAGGAGGAGAGGTGGTTGAGAGGAAATGAATCCACTGAAATTTAAAAGAAGGCAGACCTCAATAAATTCACGAAATGTTTCGACACCTTGGTGACTTGTGGGGAAGAGAGCGGCCCGTTCAAGTTTGCTCTCTTTATCTGCTCGGACGATGCACTGTTCTTCGCAGAATGTAACATTCCCTGCTTGGTGGTCTGGCCGTCTGCATTCTTCTTCGACTCAGGGATCCTTGAGATATTGCAAGATAATTCAACACCGCCCCCGAAGGGTATAAACACCAGTTTTGATCGGTTTCAGCTCCTTCTCACCTCAGGTAGAAAAGCACATAAGCCTGCTGGTTCAAAACCACTTTGATGTTACTGGAGTGAACCATTGAATCATTCATCTGGTACCACTGCCCGTTACTCGCCTAGAGGAAGGACATTAACGATTAAACTTTCTCTTGACGTTAATTCCTTAAATATAAAGTAGAATGGCACGTACACATTTTTAAGCTTACCTTAACGTAGCAGTAGTAGTGACCAGCATGGCAgctgtacccagaatgcaccaAGACAGCATATAAACCGTACATAACGGGGTCGCCTGAGCTCTGAGACATGTAGGGGCGGATGTTTAGAAATTCTGGATAACCAACGTcctacaaagaaagaaaattaaagaaatcagaCCATCCATCAATACATAGCTGTTCCAATAAGTACAAGAGTATTACACTAATacagtaataaaaatcaaataaataaagagtgATGTTTACCTTGGTTATTTTTCCTCCGCTGAAGTTGGCAAACCTCTTCAGAGAAAGGGTGAGGACGTTGGATGTCCGGTGGACAGTGAAGCGCTTGGTGGCCGGCACCTTCTTTTTGCACCTGAAGGAAACCCATTTAGCATCATctctttacaaaaataaatgttcagaatAGAAGCCCAGCATTTCTTCACAAgctaaagatattttttaagcaCGCCGTCAGACTGAATAAATGCCACTCACTTGGCACACATGTAGGCATTCTCTCCACTCAGAACGTCCGGTTTGACAAACAGCTCTAGGGCTCGCACTATGTTTGCTGCTTGCTGGAAGATATAAACACACATATTTACCATGACGCTGTTGAATGGTTTCATTtatatggaaataaatgtttcattaaatcATGCAACAAACCCGGATCTCCACGGCAATGTCCAGGTAAGGGTCATACGTGTCTGAGACACTTTTGCAGATGGAGCATTTCACTAAAAGACAACAACCAAATACAATCGAAAATGATTTTGAGCTACTTTGGGTCAGTTTAACACAGAAAATCCCAATAACTATTTGATGAAGaatgaagatttatttaaaaaaaatactatgtggaaaataaaacctgaaacaagaaaacactACCTCTTGACCTGAGGTAACCTCCAAAGATCTGGTGAACCAGTGTTGTGGCTTGAGTCTGTCTATCGAGTCTACAAAACAGGAATGGAACAAACTGTAAAGCACATAACAGCTTTCGGAACCAGAAACCTGTAACAATGAGAATACATACTTTGGGTATCCATTGAGACAGGCTTTCTGCATGGCATCAATGGTGTAGCGCAGGAACTCATGGGCATCTTCTTGGCTTCCAAAGCGAAAATGTCTAGCGATTTCTGTGGGTAACAGAAGTGCTTCTTACATTTCTGCCTCTTTAATCAATAAGCATGACAAATAATTTAGATACTCTGAGAAACATTGCTGTTTCTCAGTTTGTAATGTCGAGTCAAAAAAAAGATTCCCTGCATGTAGTAACTTGCTACTGAATAAAAGGAAGCAAAACAGGCTGTGCGAGAAATAACTGTTTTACTGAAAGATACATTTGGAAAAATAGCACAGTGCCAGAACAAAGCACACACTTTTCAAAATCACAAAAGTCCCATTAggacacaaaatattttaaaaggcaaaactatttttatgccctaaaactaagaaaaaaaatcttcatttatttttgattgtttttgataCTGTTAAAGTAAAAGTGTACTTCCATTCAACTGGTGATGTACAGTATAAGATTcactttaatcagttttatcaGCCttacttacaaaaaaaaacatatgtcaGTAGCTTCTACAGACTTGCATCTCATCCACACAACAAGTCCTGCATTAGTGCTAATATAGCCGCAAGATCTCTGTCCTTCTGTGGTCTCCTAATTGAAAAATGGGAGACTTTAAGCTGGCAGATTTCTAATGTGTTCATCACCACATTCCCAGAACTATAGCATCACTCGCTGATGGAGAACTGAGTCACACCAGAGTGGGAAATAAGAGACAATACACTTATGACCAAGCTTGTTCACTCATAGTAGAGAAGGGATGAAATCAGCAGGGAGTAGAGTTGTAACTGTGAGATCAGATACTGCAAAACTCAGTTACAGAGTGCTTTTCTAGCTTTTAGCTAATAAAACGAggatatatttacattttaacgcTAATTCTATgcaagaaaaatttattttcaccgCATATCGGAGTTTTCTAAAGGCAGCAACTAAACATAAATGGAACTACATATGAGTCCAGGTGGagtggaggagaagcaggtagctcgcacattttttgtgctaAAGCAGCTCCTCTAAGCCTGCAGTCACAAGGAGACAGAAAGGGCATTGGGGAAGGAGGGAGTTAGGAGGTAAAGAGGGATGGAGGGGGGGAGGGAGGCGCAGAAGACGGAAACAAGGTTGCAGCAGCAcaaggagaaagcagaggaagcAGGGCACAAGGCTGCAGTGAAACTACAGTACATCAATGTAAAGCTCCGGTAATGTGCTGGAGTTCCTAATGGTTTCCAGCGCATGTCAGACTTTCCACTCTGCCTGTCTGAGCTGTTCAGACAGACTCATGCTGAGTTTACTGAGGGGAGTCTTACTTTTCAGGTCTCTGATGAAGGAGACGGGCTTAATGGCGTTGCCAGTGTTGGCGAAGGCTTGGATGATATGGTTCTGCATTACACAGATCATACAGAAGCCTGACTGGTGGCCTGAAACAATAACAGTACAGagatacatttaaaatcaagCTTTATTTCCAACAATATTTgcataatattaatattttgcaccaaaagattaagaaaatgtccgttttttttattagacacagcaaaattctcaaaaaaataataatttttgagCTAATCAATGtccaacatgaagcttttctttttgatcaaatcaaaacGCTGAGTAAAATGCAGGACTGAGATACTCACAGGCCCGACTGTGCTCCTTTGAGAGCAGGTAGTTGGCGAGTGGTGGGGTGTAGGTGAGACACTGAACGGTGGAGTTGAGGAAGCAGGTGTTTCCAAGGTTGTGAAGACCAGCTCCCACCCTGTACACACGCTCCCACTTCAGATTGAGCTTGTTCCCAGGAAAGAGCATTTTCTGTGGGGCTGGGATCCCGTCACCCTGGCTGCTGATCACATTTTCAGATGCTGATGGAGGACAACAGCACAAGACACGAGAGCTGAACTCCAAGAACAATTACCttaaaataacatgaaacaTGGAAAGCTCTGAAGCTTTCTCCGCTGCGTTTGAAAGCTCACCTTGCCTCTTTATTTGAGAGGGCTCTGCAGCTTTCTGGCCCGCGGCGCCCTCGGTTCTGGGGTTGAGGATCACATACTTGTTCTTCAGGCTGTCCAGCTGGTAGGAGAAGCCCTTGCTGGCGGGCTCAAACTCGATTTTCTGCAAAAGCACCTTCTTGGCAGAAGAAGCCAGCAGCTTGTTGAGGTCACCATCGTCGCCCGTCTCCTTCCGACCGGGTTTCAACGCCTCCTTGAGTTTGTCTACTATCGGCATCGTTGGAACATTACTGCAGAGAAACAAGTGCAGAATCGCATTAGAGTAGGTGGAGTCGTTTTAGTAGGTAAACACTTTATAAAGGCATCTTGTTCgagcttaaaaataaatctgtgattGAAACGGAAGCCAAATTTGACTCTCAATACTTCTGTTTAGATTTAGTTCAGTAGTTACCTGCAGAAGTAGTGTTTATTACTGGAGATAAACTGAGTGGATCTGAAGAGCCAGCTGGCTCTTGGCAGCTGTCCTCTATAGTTAGAGCAGACATCAGATGCTACAAACATGTGGCAGGAAGAACAAGGAGCATTTACAGCTCTTCACGAGGTGTAAACTGCATCTGCCAACTTACATTTACACtagttttttaatgttatgtgcatttaaatgtctttaaaaaatactctataataaacaaaactaggcaccctttgttttcttatttatttgactGTGTAACTGAGATCCCGTAAATGTGGTAAAGGCCTCTCAAAGTGAAAAGTGCCTTGTGCGGAtgatacacacacagacacagaaatTGTGCTGGTTAGAGTGGGCAGTGGCGTCATCAAGCAGTAGGAGGGCTGATCATCCAATGTATGCACAAGGACAGCCTGACCTTCCCATGCAGCTGATACTGATACAAGTAAGAGGAACGGAGCCCGTGGGGACCCAGATAACTGCAGAGTGGGGAACTATTACgaaaagcaggaaaactgaTGTGAACTAAAACATAGCTCTCAATACATCATGGCAGTGTAGAGACTTTTGGAGCTACACACCAGATGGTGCAGTAATCGTCGTTAGCACGGGTATCTCACAGGAATTGGGTACCAGTTTGATTCTCGAAGTCTTACAGGGTTTCATTTAGATACTTGCCTTCTCCACAGTCCAACAACATTTACATCATGTAAACTTGTTATTCTAAGCTATCTTTaaagactgtgtgtgtgttaatgcaTAGTAGTTTGTCTCAGAGTCAAAGTAGAGATGGACCAGAAAC
This genomic interval carries:
- the usp36 gene encoding ubiquitin carboxyl-terminal hydrolase 36, with the translated sequence MPIVDKLKEALKPGRKETGDDGDLNKLLASSAKKVLLQKIEFEPASKGFSYQLDSLKNKYVILNPRTEGAAGQKAAEPSQIKRQASENVISSQGDGIPAPQKMLFPGNKLNLKWERVYRVGAGLHNLGNTCFLNSTVQCLTYTPPLANYLLSKEHSRACHQSGFCMICVMQNHIIQAFANTGNAIKPVSFIRDLKKIARHFRFGSQEDAHEFLRYTIDAMQKACLNGYPKLDRQTQATTLVHQIFGGYLRSRVKCSICKSVSDTYDPYLDIAVEIRQAANIVRALELFVKPDVLSGENAYMCAKCKKKVPATKRFTVHRTSNVLTLSLKRFANFSGGKITKDVGYPEFLNIRPYMSQSSGDPVMYGLYAVLVHSGYSCHAGHYYCYVKASNGQWYQMNDSMVHSSNIKVVLNQQAYVLFYLRIPESKKNADGQTTKQGMLHSAKNSASSEQIKRANLNGPLSSPQVTKKLEPAQLRKIQSMDGGLGLPVSRNGVNSQLQPRLSNWTSSSNGVPKVPGGPAVIEEPFKKVKKPSPQSQAQSHSTTPTPSNNGVARTEGDKKQSGEGRGMAASTSFKSLSDSSSADTTDSKESVGPKSEPVRETPSTPRKGSSSLASPARSVERSQSTEEQKTAKLKPPALNNITSEATSIMSPPPAKKLALSAKKAYSQSLSNIDALRHSPKQLPTDPKHQNQLKSPAAASAHHTDRVSPFNPLKAQLSPFSHSCGSHKQPLFSTLQKPKASLSHKTNGLHSPNPTSPKSSSNLGPAAQEPDLDPLAQNISPKKKKKKRKRRHSEVEDDKETFPSSAPSTQSSPTESAAHEKNGKKKKKKRKKKRKLEGDDGEKTKEREFVQSHLDASNQEEDWCQSGLWSLTPHSDAEPSDQKPQEAESVRKKKKKKKKMIEQELSLEEINSRCPTSERDPEMKTANVYHDAEDLIKVNNKLTIRKKKKKLKEEQRGVRKCSEDESAEEPASKKISTEDRKVGKESTASVVVWDSQVRDGYKRSKAPAADGSAPVNTSNHAVPAGWDGKKSSDVVEELLKNSTNKAYGANVLSWDGEVSAVSRDAIEDVRSATFDTVIDEWDEDFDRGKVKKVKNYKREKWRSGSSIFQKIQDRRNKWSVTPGAKRVFGVRR